The nucleotide window GATGAGGAAATGCCTGTGGTTGTGATAGCCACAAGCAAAGGTTCTTACGATAAGGTTATCAGCAACATTCAAGAGGTGAAGGCGCGGAAAGGAAAGATCATTGCTGTTGTAACCAAAGGCGATAAAACGGCTGCTGAACTGGCCGATCATGTCATTGAAATTCCAGATACGGAAGAAGAACTGGTTCCGATCCTGGCCTCTGTTCCGCTACAATTACTGTCATATTACATCGCGGTAATGCGAGGATGTAATGTTGATCAGCCTCGGAATTTGGCGAAGTCGGTCACCGTAGAATAATCGAAGGTTTTGGTAAAAAGAAAGGGCTCCGAAGAAATTTCGGAGCCCTTTCTTTTTGAATGACCGTTCAGTTTATTTCGCAGCTGCGTAGCGCTTAGAAACCTCATCCCAGTTGATCACATTGAAGAACGTGGCAATGTAATCTGGTCGCTTGTTCTGAAACTTCAGGTAGTAAGCGTGTTCCCAAACATCCAATCCAAGAATAGGTGTTCCGCTACATCCAACATTTGGCATCAACGGATTGTCCTGATTGGCGGTGCTGCACACTTCCAACTTTCCATCTTTCACGCAAAGCCAAGCCCATCCAGAGCCGAATCGGGTAGCAGCAGCTTTGCTGAAAGTGTCTTTGAAAGCATCGAAAGAACCAAATACCGAATTGATGGCATCGCCCAATTCTCCAGATGGCTGACCGCCACCGTTCGGTGACATCACTTTCCAGAACAGATCGTGGTTGAAGTAACCGCCACCGTTGTTTCTAACGGCCGTATTGTCAAACCCAGCCACAATGATCTCCTCGATGGATTTCCCCTCGAGGTCGGTGCCCGCAATGGCGTTATTCAAGTTGTTCGTGTAGCCTGCATGATGCTTGCTGTGATGGATCTCCATGGTGCGCGCATCAATATGTG belongs to Flavobacteriales bacterium and includes:
- a CDS encoding superoxide dismutase — translated: MAFELPPLPYAYDALEPHIDARTMEIHHSKHHAGYTNNLNNAIAGTDLEGKSIEEIIVAGFDNTAVRNNGGGYFNHDLFWKVMSPNGGGQPSGELGDAINSVFGSFDAFKDTFSKAAATRFGSGWAWLCVKDGKLEVCSTANQDNPLMPNVGCSGTPILGLDVWEHAYYLKFQNKRPDYIATFFNVINWDEVSKRYAAAK